A stretch of Aedes aegypti strain LVP_AGWG chromosome 2, AaegL5.0 Primary Assembly, whole genome shotgun sequence DNA encodes these proteins:
- the LOC5574792 gene encoding retinol dehydrogenase 13, with product MSIFRNKLVLGMSAVGTVAGCGALLKDYMQGARFERKDVRADGKVVIVTGSNTGIGKETVMGLAGRGAHVYMACRDMDKCEEARKDIVLETKNPNVYCRECDLSSLQSVRKFVKQFKTEQNRLDILINNAGVMRCPRSLTAEGIELQLGVNHMGHFLLTNLLLDLLKLSAPSRIVVLSSIAHTRGKINAEDLNSTKKYDPAEAYEQSKLANVLFARELARRLEGTGVTVNALHPGVVDTELMRHMGLFNSWFSSFLIKPFVWPFLKSPISGAQTSLYAALDPSLEKVSGQYFSDCAPKDVAEQAKDDRLAKWLWAVSEKWTGTLTGTAAVS from the exons ATGTCCATTTTCCGCAATAAATTGGTTTTGGGCATGAGTGCCGTTGGAACGGTTGCAGGCTGCGGCGCTCTCCTCAA AGATTACATGCAAGGGGCTCGCTTCGAGCGGAAGGATGTTCGAGCCGACGGGAAGGTGGTGATTGTGACCGGATCCAACACCGGCATCGGCAAGGAAACCGTTATGGGTCTCGCTGGCCGGGGGGCCCACGTTTACATGGCGTGCCGGGACATGGACAAGTGCGAGGAAGCCCGCAAGGATATCGTGCTGGAAACGAAAAATCCCAACGTGTACTGCCGGGAGTGCGACCTGAGCTCGCTGCAGTCGGTGCGGAAGTTTGTGAAACA attcaaAACCGAACAGAATCGGCTGGACATTCTGATCAACAACGCCGGAGTCATGCGCTGTCCGCGCTCACTCACTGCCGAAGGCATCGAGCTCCAGTTGGGGGTCAACCATATGGGACATTTCCTCCTAACGAATCTACTACTAGATCTTCTGAAACTTTCCGCCCCGAGTAGAATCGTAGTATTGTCTAGCATCGCCCATACCCGTGGAAAAATCAACGCCGAAGACTTGAACAGCACCAAGAAGTACGACCCGGCCGAAGCGTACGAGCAGAGCAAGTTGGCCAATGTGCTGTTCGCGCGGGAATTGGCCAGGCGGCTGGAAGGCACTGGAGTCACGGTGAACGCATTGCATCCCGGAGTGGTCGACACCGAGTTGATGCGACACATGGGCCTATTCAATAGCTGGTTCTCGTCTTTCCTCATCAAACCTTTCGTATGGCCATTCCTTAAGTCACCAATTTCGGGTGCTCAGACGTCGCTTTACGCTGCACTGGATCCGAGCTTGGAGAAGGTTTCCGGGCAATATTTTAGCGACTGTGCGCCGAAGGACGTTGCCGAGCAGGCCAAGGATGACCGGTTGGCCAAGTGGCTGTGGGCCGTTAGCGAAAAGTGGACCGGAACGCTGACCGGAACGGCTGCTGTTTCCTGA